In Humulus lupulus chromosome 7, drHumLupu1.1, whole genome shotgun sequence, the following are encoded in one genomic region:
- the LOC133791379 gene encoding protein MAINTENANCE OF MERISTEMS-like — MELTTAVRERVRVTGLQPLVDGLNRADMDVPLMQALAKKWWDTTHTFIFEQLGEMTITPKDFSAITGIPVYGRPIKIIDKHIHRKKDTIRRLLGRPLAFVNQRRVDINWLYQSYKNMSTTTEEDIDILSRVFILALLGGTLFARANDMVHLFYLPSLDCIEDINNFNWGGSGLAFCYQQMDDLCRQNTRKIGGLWKAWEVDSTK, encoded by the coding sequence ATGGAACTAACAACTGCAGTCAGAGAACGGGTTCGAGTTACAGGACTGCAACCACTGGTAGATGGCCTCAATCGAGCCGATATGGACGTCCCATTAATGCAAGCTCTTGCTAAAAAGTGGTGGGATACCACCCATACATTCATATTCGAACAATTAGGAGAGATGACAATCACTCCTAAAGACTTTAGTGCCATTACTGGAATACCTGTGTATGGGAGACCAATAAAGATTATAGATAAGCACATTCACAGGAAGAAGGATACCATAAGAAGGTTATTGGGACGACCTTTAGCCTTTGTTAACCAAAGAAGAGTTGATATCAATTGGTTGTACCAATCATACAAGAATATGAGTACGACAACTGAGGAAGATATTGACATATTATCCAGGGTCTTCATTTTGGCTCTTTTAGGTGGTACCCTTTTCGCCCGTGCCAATGATATGGTTCACTTGTTCTATTTACCATCCTTAGACTGTATTGAAGATATAAATAATTTCAATTGGGGAGGGTCTGGCCTTGCATTCTGTTATCAACAAATGGACGACTTATGCAGACAAAACACAAGAAAGATTGGTGGCCTATGGAAAGCTTGGGAGGTAGACTCAACCAAATAA